The Moraxella nasicaprae sequence GGGTAAAAAAATCATTCATCAACACATCAAAGCATGGCAATATCATGCCTTTTTGCCACCAAATAAAGGCATTGACACCAAAATCAATATTGAATATCAAGAATAGTGCTGAATGGTCGTCAAAATATCCTGACGAATGATTTGACTGCTGGGCATTTTTTCAGCATGAAATCTCATGATTGGAATGCCAGCACTGGCAAGAGCCTTGTCTTTTTTGTCATCTTGTTTTTGGCGAGCCGTACTCTCATGCGTCCAATCATCAAGCTCAATGGCGACCAACACGGTCTGCAAATCATCATCTACCACCACAAAATCCACACTTTGACGGCAAATACGATTGAACCAGAACTGTCTGTCCCTACCTGTGCTATCATCAGGCTCAATGATGCGACTGAGCTGTACTTGGCTAAAAATATGATATTCTGGCAATGCTTGTTTAATTTTATGGAAAAATATCACTTCGCTGTCTGTCATCAAGGGCATCGGCTCAAATGGCCAAATAGGCAGCTCATCGCCACGCACCATCTGTCTTTTTGGGCTGGTCAGCCAAAAAACCAGCACCAGTAGCACCACCACGCCACCCACAATCCACCAAGTCATCAACCATCTCCACCAAAAAACCAAAAAAGCACGAAATACCCATCGTTTTCGTGCTTATCCTTATCAATAAAAAAACAGTGTAAATTTATTCAACCTTATGAATAAATGCACCATCTGAATTGACACGAGAGTCATTAGCAACTTTTGAACGCAGCGCTTTGGCAGCGTCAGCACTTTTTGCTCCGCCAATCAATACCCTAGTACCACGACTGGTGTTGCTAGTATTGACCGTGTAGCCAGCTGCACGATATTGCTTGACTAATTTATCCACTTTGGCACGGTCAGGCGTGATGGCAACTTGCACTGTATAACGACCCGCCAAGTGTGGATTTTGATCCTTGCCAGACTTATTGGCTCTGACATCTGATTTGATGTTTTGTTTTTTATCATCTGACTTTTTATCAGATTTTTTCTCTTCACCTTTTTTGGTTTCTACTTTTTTACTTTCAGCTTTTTTCGTTTCAGTTTTTTTTGCTTCTGCTTTTTTGGCATTTTGCTCTTGCTTGGTTTGATTTTTTGCCCAAGCTGCTTTATTGTCTTTTGTGCGAGATGCCTGTGAGCCAGATGGGATTTTGAGCGTCTGACCTTCACGAATGATGTCGCCTGTACTCATACCATTTGCCTGTGTCAAAGCCGCCACAGAAACGCCGTGTCGATTGGCAATACCTAGCCAAGTCTCACCTGCTTGAACTTGATACTGACCTGATTTTCCAGCCTTTGAATCACGGGCATTGGTGTCAGATTTTTTGTTTTGAGCATTTTTGACCTCAGCACGCTTTGCCTCTTCCGCCTTTTTGGCTGCTTGGCGTCTTTCTTCGGCTCTTTTTTCTTCTAGGCGTTTAGCCTCATCGGCTTTTTTCTTATCCGCTTCATTGGTATTGGTGGCTGATTTTTTGGACTCTTCTGGTTTTTTGGGTAGACTAGCCTCTGCTGCTTTTTTAGCAAGTTCAGCTTTTTTTGCCTCTTCTGCCAATCGTTTTGCCTCTTCTGCTTGGCGAGCTGCCTCCACCGCCTCAGGGCGAGTTTGTACTGTCGGTAAAGCAATCAGTTCGCTTTTTGCTGCTTTATCAGCGGGTAGCACCGACTCTGAACCATTTTCGGCATTTGCCTTATTTAGGGCATTTAGACGAGCCTTTTGCTGTTCAGCAAGCAGTTGTTCTGTCTGCTTTTGCATTTGGCGAGTGTGAGCCTCTCGCTCCTTTTGTTTTTGGGCAAGTAAACGCTCCTCTGTCGCCACATCGGCGGTCAAAGGCTGTACGGTTGGCTTAGCAATTTGCGGTGCCTGACCAGTCTTTACAACAGGCTCCTGTACTGGCTTATCATTTTTTGCCAAAGCAAAAAAAGTTACGCCACCACCCAGCACCAACGCTGAACCTAATAATACTTGTTTTGAAATCATTCTCACACTCCGCATCAACCCTGCATTGGCAGTCGTTATGCAAATCAAACAACCAAAATTCTATCAAAATGATGATATTTCGACCCATCAAGTACGCCAAAATCCACCATCAAATAAATCATTATACAAAATTTGTCAATCATATCATACCAAGAATTGAACTGGCTGTAATACCTAAACACATTTTTTTACAATATAATCGCAAATTATTCAAATTTTGTTCAATTCGTGGTAATTATTTAAGCAAATTTGTCAAAAACTTTTGCCTATCAAAGCAGTCAGACTCTCACCAATGGTATGAAATGACCCAAACGCCACAATCAAATCATCATCGCTACTTGCTTTAATCACCCCTTGTGTTGCCTGTGCTAGATTGTCATAGGTAATGATACATTCTGGCTCTATTTCTTTGTTTAAGTAATCAAGCAAACACGGCAAGCTCATCGCTCGCTGATGGTCAATGGCGGCAATGTGCCACATCGCCTGAGGCAATGCTTGCTCATCAATGGCTTGACGCACCTGCTTAATGACCGACGGCACATCTTTATCGCCCAGCATTGAAAATAGGAAAAACAGATTGGCATTAGGTTTATTGGTTTGATATTCTTTCCAATATCTTGTTAGTTGTTCTAATAAAAAAATGATGCCAGCCTCATTATGCCCCACATCAAAAATCCATTGGCGATTTTCTAAGACCCTTTTGTCAAATCTTCCTGCCAACTGCACCTGTTGTAATCCTGTCTTGATGGCATTCACGGAGATATTTAGCGAACTTGCCAGCACAGCACTCACGGCATTGGCGGCATTTTTTAAAGACAGATTCGGCTTAGGTAGTGATGCGGTGATGGCAGATAAGCCATAAGTCCAATTCTCTAAATTTTCTTGATAGTCATAATGCACGCCAAGCTGACAAACCTTGGCATCTAAGGATTTGGCTTGCTCATAAACACTTGCCGGCATTTGATATTCCCCCAAAATCACGGGAATATCCGCTCTCATGATACCTGCTTTTTCTCGTCCAATATCATCAAGATTATCGCCCAACCAATCCACATGGTCAATGCCGATATTGGTAATGACCGCCAAATCAGGGTCAATGATGTTCACAACATCAAGTCGTCCACCCAACCCAATTTCTAGCACCCAAACATCACAATTTGCTTGTAAAAATAACCAAAAAGCCGCCAAAGTTGTCATTTCAAAGAATGACAGGCTCACTCCCTTGTTCAGCCTTGCCTGTTCTATCACTTCAAATGCTTTGATAAGATTATCTTCACTTATCTCGACACCATCAATGCGTACTCGCTCAGTGAATGACACCAGATGTGGCGATTGATATAGGGCGGTTTTTAGCCCTGATGCTTGGCAAATTTGAGCAATGGTCGCTGTGGTAGAACCTTTACCATTAGTACCCGCTACTGTAAACACATAGGGGCATTTGCCCTGCCAAGCAGATTTTAACAGCCCAAGTTCATCAGCCACAGGCAACACTCTATCTAGCCCCATGTCAATGGCAGACACATGAATACTGCCCATATATTCTAGCCACTGGCTTAGATTTTTTTTCATAGTCAATCCTAGCTTTCTACAACAACAAACACCCAAAACCAACGAATTGGCTTTGGGTGGGTTCATATTCCAATGTAATGTTTAAGCAGCGTTTGCTTTGGTTAATTTTGCCAAAATACGATGCGTGGTGTCAATCAGCTGATGACGATGCACCACCATATCCACCGTACCTTTTTCTAACAAAAATTCTGCTCGTTGAAATGGCTCATCAAGCACTTCACGCACCGTTTGCTCAATCACTCGCTTACCTGCAAAGCCAATCATCGCACGAGGTTCAGCAATGTGTACATCGCCCAGCATGGCAAGGCTTGCGGTCACACCACCATAGACAGGATTAGTGAGAATTACAACATAAGGCACACCTGCCAAACGAAGTCGTTCAATGGCTGCTGAGGTACGAGCCATCTGCATCAAAGACAGTAAGCCCTCCTGCATTCTAGCACCGCCAGAAGCAGCAAAACACACCAAAGGTTTACGCTCAGCAAGGGCTTTTTCGGCGGCCTGCACAAAACGGTCGCCCACCACCGAACCCATCGAACCGCCCATAAAGCGAAAATCAAAGGCACAAGCGATGATGTCTAAATTTTTCAGCTTACCGCTCATCACCACCAAGCCCTCACTCTCACCCGTCTTTCTTTGGGCTTCCAGCATTCGCTCTGGGTATGGCTTGCTATCAACAAATTGTAGCGGGTTGCCAGCATTGAACTCTTGCCCCAGCTCTTTATCCACGCTATCCAAAAACCACTCCAAGCGTTTGCGAGCAGTCATGGGCAGGTGGTGGTCGCACTCTGGGCAAACATTTTGGTTCAAAATCAATGCCGTATTGGTTGTCATTGCATGACACTCAGGGCATTCGGTTGATGGTTCGGTGGCAACCGCTGATAAGGTTGGCACGGTACTTTGCTTAATGCCTGGCACGCTACGATTTAGCCAAATGGTCGGCTCTGTGCTGGCAATGTCGGCTTGATTTGACATAAAGAATCCTATTTTGTGCAATTTTGCAATTTGACATAGTTTACACTTGTATTATTTATTTGGCAAATAAATTTTATGGCAAGTGTTTACATTTATCATCGCTCATCAATCGCAGCTCGTAGCTCGTCCATTTTTGCCAAGATATTTGCTTTCGCCTGTTCGATTTTTGCCAAATCATCGCCCACATCAGCAAAGTGTCTGACAAGCTCACTCCCCACAATCACCCCATCGGCAAACTTGGCAACCGCCTTTGCACTCTCGCCATCACGAATGCCAAACCCAACACAAATCGGCAAGTCGGTATCCGCCTTAATCGCTTGTACTTGGCGGGCGACTTCGTCAGTGTCCAGTGCCTTTGAGCCTGTAACGCCCTTAACCGACACATAATAAATAAAGCCCGAACCGTGTTTTAGCACCGCTTTTCTACGCTCGCTTTGGGTGGTGGGGGCAAGTAGGAAAATTTGGTTAATCTCTTTATCAGCGAGTTTGGCGGATACACTTTCATCAGTCTCATTGGGCGGTAAATCCACCAACAGTAAGCCGTCCACGCCATTTGCCTCACACAGATTTAAAAAATCATCATAGCCGATAATCTCAACTGGATTAAGATAGCCCATTAAAAGCACTGGCGTGGTGGTGTTCGTCTTACGAAACTGCCCCACCATTTGCACGGCTTGGCGTGTAGAAGTGCCATTTGTCAATGCTCGCTCGCCAGCCAATGAAATGACAGAGCCGTCCGCCATTGGGTCGCTAAATGGCAAGCCAATCTCAATGATGTCCGCTCCGTGTGCCACCAAATCGTGCATCAAATCCACCGTAATAGCAGGATTTGGGTCGCCTGCCATAATGTAGGGGATTAGGGCTTTTTTGTTTTGCTGTTTTAAAGTCGCAAAAGTTTCTTGAATTCGGGTCATTTTAAGCACTCTCCAATCATTAAATCATATTTTTATTGACATAATTTTTCTGTATAGCTCATCAAAGGCTTTAATATTTTCTGGGCTTTCTGAAAGGTTTCGCATATACGAGTCTACATCTTCATACTTGATACTCAAAAACTCATCAAAAAATGCCTTACCACGCCTTATGTTTGTGTTTTCAGGTACATAAATATTGCCTTTCATCTTCTTATTGTTGAAGAAAAATAAAATCGGTTCAATTTTAGCGTTTGGGAACTCACGTACCAAATAGGCGTAAGTTTTGATGAATTTACGGTTAATATCAACAAATTTTCCCGTGTTGTGGTCGTCATTATACTTTACTTCAAGGTAGTAAATAACGCCTGTTTGCTTGTTTTGAAAAAGAATATCAATATCGTGCTTGATTGTTGAAAGATTGGTATCATTATCGTTTGCAATGGCGTATAACAATTTGGGAAATTCTTCATCAAGATTTATGGTGTTGTACTGGCAAGAACTTATGAAATTGTTGATTCTTGTGTCATTTTGGGTAGATAACTGAAAACTATTGCTTTTCTTACTGCTATAATCTTCCAAAATGGTATAACGCCCATCATTCTGGATTAAATTTTTCAAGAAAAAAATAGCAAAACAATCAAGATTGATGTTAAATTTTTTCATTATATCAAAAAAGCCATAATCTTGATTTTTATTTTTCTGAATGTATAATTTTCTTTTATTTAAACAACAGCTTAAAGAAAAATTAAATGCTTTATCTATATCTTGCATAGATTACTCCTTATCCAAATATTAAATTATCTATATCTTTTGTTTTAATTGTACTATCATATAGCATTTGAATTTCATCATAATTGATAAACCTAAACCTTTCTTTATTATTTTTGTGAATTTCCAAATTTATTGTTTTTTCAAATTTTTTTCGATGTTTTTCTGGAGCAATGATAAAAAATTCTGAGCGAAAATTCTGTAACTGCAAGCAACGATTAAAAGCCCCATTTAATGTTCCAATACTATCCACCACTTCAAATATTTTTTGAGGAAATACCAGCCCTTTTTTGTTTAACCAAATAACATCAATTCTTGTTGCCTCCTCCAAAATGTTGTCATATGAAAATTTTGGCAGAGTTTGTAATGATGTTAAATCCTTTAGTTTAAGATTGTCCCGATAAAATGATGAAGGATCAGCTGTGTAAGTATGGTAACCATTGAAATTACCTAACTCAATACATAGACCTTCAATAAAAGAATGCAATCTTATATCTTCTTGAAGTTTAGGCTTTTGCTCCACAATGTAGTCTTGCAAAGCATAAATACCCACACCTATTTTTTTAAACAATTTACGCTCACCAACTTCACGATATAAGACACCTCGAATGCCAGCTTGCCATTGAATGGAACTTTTGATACTGGGATAATACTTTTCAATATTATTGTAGATAATATCAAGTGTTGCAACACCCCCATTATCTTCCATTATCCTGAGAATTGCCTGAATTTTTGTCATAGGTAACTTGCCACAAATTTCACATTAAAAATAAAGAACCAATAACCCAAATTGAACCTGTTGGCCTTAAAA is a genomic window containing:
- a CDS encoding HinfI family type II restriction enzyme codes for the protein MQDIDKAFNFSLSCCLNKRKLYIQKNKNQDYGFFDIMKKFNINLDCFAIFFLKNLIQNDGRYTILEDYSSKKSNSFQLSTQNDTRINNFISSCQYNTINLDEEFPKLLYAIANDNDTNLSTIKHDIDILFQNKQTGVIYYLEVKYNDDHNTGKFVDINRKFIKTYAYLVREFPNAKIEPILFFFNNKKMKGNIYVPENTNIRRGKAFFDEFLSIKYEDVDSYMRNLSESPENIKAFDELYRKIMSIKI
- a CDS encoding DUF2726 domain-containing protein, coding for MTWWIVGGVVVLLVLVFWLTSPKRQMVRGDELPIWPFEPMPLMTDSEVIFFHKIKQALPEYHIFSQVQLSRIIEPDDSTGRDRQFWFNRICRQSVDFVVVDDDLQTVLVAIELDDWTHESTARQKQDDKKDKALASAGIPIMRFHAEKMPSSQIIRQDILTTIQHYS
- a CDS encoding SPOR and LysM peptidoglycan-binding domain-containing protein, encoding MISKQVLLGSALVLGGGVTFFALAKNDKPVQEPVVKTGQAPQIAKPTVQPLTADVATEERLLAQKQKEREAHTRQMQKQTEQLLAEQQKARLNALNKANAENGSESVLPADKAAKSELIALPTVQTRPEAVEAARQAEEAKRLAEEAKKAELAKKAAEASLPKKPEESKKSATNTNEADKKKADEAKRLEEKRAEERRQAAKKAEEAKRAEVKNAQNKKSDTNARDSKAGKSGQYQVQAGETWLGIANRHGVSVAALTQANGMSTGDIIREGQTLKIPSGSQASRTKDNKAAWAKNQTKQEQNAKKAEAKKTETKKAESKKVETKKGEEKKSDKKSDDKKQNIKSDVRANKSGKDQNPHLAGRYTVQVAITPDRAKVDKLVKQYRAAGYTVNTSNTSRGTRVLIGGAKSADAAKALRSKVANDSRVNSDGAFIHKVE
- the folC gene encoding bifunctional tetrahydrofolate synthase/dihydrofolate synthase: MKKNLSQWLEYMGSIHVSAIDMGLDRVLPVADELGLLKSAWQGKCPYVFTVAGTNGKGSTTATIAQICQASGLKTALYQSPHLVSFTERVRIDGVEISEDNLIKAFEVIEQARLNKGVSLSFFEMTTLAAFWLFLQANCDVWVLEIGLGGRLDVVNIIDPDLAVITNIGIDHVDWLGDNLDDIGREKAGIMRADIPVILGEYQMPASVYEQAKSLDAKVCQLGVHYDYQENLENWTYGLSAITASLPKPNLSLKNAANAVSAVLASSLNISVNAIKTGLQQVQLAGRFDKRVLENRQWIFDVGHNEAGIIFLLEQLTRYWKEYQTNKPNANLFFLFSMLGDKDVPSVIKQVRQAIDEQALPQAMWHIAAIDHQRAMSLPCLLDYLNKEIEPECIITYDNLAQATQGVIKASSDDDLIVAFGSFHTIGESLTALIGKSF
- the trpA gene encoding tryptophan synthase subunit alpha, which codes for MTRIQETFATLKQQNKKALIPYIMAGDPNPAITVDLMHDLVAHGADIIEIGLPFSDPMADGSVISLAGERALTNGTSTRQAVQMVGQFRKTNTTTPVLLMGYLNPVEIIGYDDFLNLCEANGVDGLLLVDLPPNETDESVSAKLADKEINQIFLLAPTTQSERRKAVLKHGSGFIYYVSVKGVTGSKALDTDEVARQVQAIKADTDLPICVGFGIRDGESAKAVAKFADGVIVGSELVRHFADVGDDLAKIEQAKANILAKMDELRAAIDER
- the accD gene encoding acetyl-CoA carboxylase, carboxyltransferase subunit beta; this translates as MSNQADIASTEPTIWLNRSVPGIKQSTVPTLSAVATEPSTECPECHAMTTNTALILNQNVCPECDHHLPMTARKRLEWFLDSVDKELGQEFNAGNPLQFVDSKPYPERMLEAQRKTGESEGLVVMSGKLKNLDIIACAFDFRFMGGSMGSVVGDRFVQAAEKALAERKPLVCFAASGGARMQEGLLSLMQMARTSAAIERLRLAGVPYVVILTNPVYGGVTASLAMLGDVHIAEPRAMIGFAGKRVIEQTVREVLDEPFQRAEFLLEKGTVDMVVHRHQLIDTTHRILAKLTKANAA